The genomic interval ATGCTCTCCGCAGGAATAAGCTCAAGCGAGAAGCTCCTTGAGAGGTACAGGCCTTTGATAGCCCTCCTAAGGCCCTCAAGGCTTCAGCTCTACCTTCACTTCATAGTTCCCGGAACGCTCCCCGAGATGGTTTCCGCGAGCAGGGTGGCCCTCGGCATTGCTTTGAGGATAAGCGTCGTTGCTGAGGCCTTCGGTTCGGCAGGTGGAATAGGCTACCAGCTTGTTTACTCCTACGACCTCGGGATTAAGGCCGGTGTCTTCGCGTGGGCACTCCTTCTCATCGTTCTCATGATAACCCTCGATCAGCTCGTACTCGGGAGGCTTGAGGAATGGGTGAGGCGCTGGTACTGGTGAGAGGGCTTGAGAAGTCCTTCAACGGCGAGAAAATCCTGGAGGGAATAGGCCTCGAAGTTAAGCGCGGTGAGGTAGTCGGCCTCGTCGGGCCGAACGGGACCGGAAAGAGCACCCTCGTGAAGATTCTAGCGGGAGTTGAAAGGCCCGACTCCGGAGAAGTCTTGGTGAGGGGACACCTCTCGGTCGTTTATCAGGAAGACTATCTCCTCCCCTGGAAGAGGCTCCGCGACAACATCTGCCTCGGCTTAAAGTTCAGGGGAAAAGGATGCGACCCGCTCGAAGTTTCCAGAAGGCTTGGAATAGAGGAGTTCCTTGAGAAATACCCGAAGGAGGTCAGCGGTGGAACGAGGAGAAAAGCGTCGATAGCGAGGGCCCTACTCCTCGACTTCGACGTTTTGATCCTCGATGAGCCCTTTACTGGCCTTGACCAAGCTTCCAAGGAATCACTTCTTTCCATAATTACAGAATTAGCTAATTCTGGAAAAGCTGTCTTAGTGGTCTCGCACCAGCTTGAGGAGCTCTTCCGTGTTGCGGACAGGGTTTACGTCCTCGGAGGAAGGCCCGCGAAAATTAGGAAGGTTCTCCGGGGGGAGGAGCTTGGTAAGGGAGCTGTTTAACGGCATAGCCGGGCGCTACGACCTCGTGAACAGGCTGACAACGCTCGGTCTTGATAAAAGGTGGCGGAGAAAAGCCTGCGAGATGGCCTTGGGGTATCTGGATGCAGAAAGGCCAAAGATACTGGATGTTGCCTGCGGAACCGGGGACATGATAAGGTGTATGAAAAAGAGGCTTGAGAAAAGGAACATCACGGCGGAGTTCTACGGTCTGGACTGCAGTGAGCGAATGCTCGAAATAGCGAAGAAAAAAGTTCCCTTTGCCCAGCTTAAGGTGGGAAACGCTGAGGAGATTCCGTTTCCAAGTGAAAGCTTTGACTTAGTGAGCATCGCCTTTGGGTTAAGGAACTTCTCCGACAGGGAGAAAGCTATAGAGGAAATTCACCGCGTTCTGAAGGAGAACGGCCTTTTACTGATTTTGGAGTTTTCACGGAACAATGACTTTCTGGGAAAGCTCGCTTGGCTTTACACCAAGACGGTTGTCCCTTTCATTGGAGGACTTCTTACGGGTAACAGGGAAGCTTATAACCACCTCTGGCGCTCAATCAGGGTGTTTCCTTCTCCAGAAGAGCTTTCCCATGAGCTCCGTAAGTTCGGCTTTGAGAGGCTCCTCCTTAGATGGTGCTTCCCGAGGATAGCCTTCGTTATGGTTCTGCAGAAGGTTTAGCTACCAAAAGCCTAACGGAGCCATTGACAAGGGCTTTCTCCTCGATGATTTCGAAGCCGTTCTTCCTCAGGAGGTTTCCAACGTCCACCCTGAAGTCCGTTCCGGTTATTCTACTCGTCAGCACGCTCAATCCACTTAAAAAGGCTCTGAAAACGGGATTTTTTGGTAGAGAGCACTCCATCGCTAGGAGACGGCCATCCGGTCTTAAAACGCGCCTTATCTCGCTCAAAACCCTCTCCTTTTCCGGCACAACGCAGAGGAAGAAGGTTGAGACGGCCGTGTCGAAGCTTTTATCTGGAAACGGGATGGAGCGGGCGTCGGCTATGATAAGCTCGACCTTGGCTCTGCTCTTTTTCCTCCGGGCTTTCTCAAGCATCTTCTCGCTGATGTCAACGCCGATGACCTCCGTGTCCTCAGGGTAAAGGGGAAGGTTCAGCCCGGTTCCAACGCCCAGCTCAATAACCCTCCCCCTGGCTTTTCCAATCAGTTCTTTTCTGGCCCTCCTTATGCCCGTGGGCACCTCAAGGAGCGTGTTCACGGGCTCGTAGACGTGGCTCGCCAGCTCGTAGCTCACCGGAGACCCTCCGCGGTGAAGGTTATGGACTCCTCAAACGGTCTGTCAAAGATAACGCTTCCCTTTTCCGGGCAGACGTTGGGAGTTAAGGCCATTAGAAGGGAGTTATTCAGTTTCCCAGCCATCTTTAAGATGAACTCCGGAAAGGGGAGCAGGTAAACCCTCTTTCCAGCCCTCCTCGCGACCTCCCGGACGAGCCAGCCGAGGGGAACCACCCCCGCTCCGCAGACGTTGACCTCGTGCTTTCCGCTCTCCTCAAGCATATCCGCGAGGAGTTTCGCCAAATCCCTCACATCAACGGGCTGAACGCGGGTCTTCAGGTCTGGAAAAACCCTCCAGCGGAGAACCTCTTTGAAAAGCCTCTGTCCCGGCCCGAGAACGAGGGAGGGTCTTACAATTGCGTATTTCTCAAGCCTTCGAACTTCCCGCTCGCCGAGGGCCTTGCTCCTGAAGTATTCCACGGGTGAGCTTTCATCGGCTCCGAGGGCGCTCACGTGGACGAGCCCCACTCCAGTTCCTTCGATAACTTTAGAGAGAGCCCCGGGGATTTTGTAGTGGAGGGAGTAGTCCCCCCTCAGGACGCCGATGAGGTTGACGACGGCATCCGGGCCCAGCTTTTCCACAAGCCGGGCATACTCCTCCGGCCTTCCCGAGACCTTTATCGTCTCAGCTCTACCGAGTTTTAAATCCCTCCTCGTCGGGACAAAGACCTCGTGCCCCCTCTTAAGAAGCTCCCTGAGAACATAACCACCTATGAAGCCGGTCCCTCCGAGGAGGAGAACCCTCATGGGGGAACCTCCAAAAATAAAGAAATCAGGCCTTCTGGGTCAGAATGTTTCTGAGCTGTGCACTCCTCGCTCCAAGCTCCCTGTCGAGCATGAATAGACCCTGCGGGCTGTCGCCGATTATCTTGAGCTTGTCAACGATTGCCTTCGTGCTCGCCTCTTCCTCAACCTGCTCTTCCACGAACCACTGGAGGAAGTTGTAGGTCGCGTGGTCGTTCTCCTCCTTGGCAAGCTCAACCAGCTTGAAGATCGACTGGGTAACTCCAACCTCGTGGAGGTAGACGGCCTCAAAGGCCTTGAGCGGGCTCTCAAACTCCTGCTTCGGCTTCTCTATCCTCTCGAGCTCGACCTTTCCACCCCTGTCAAAGATGTAGTCGTATATCCTGAGGGCGTGCCCGAGTTCCTCCTCCGCCTGAGCCTCCATCCAGCTCGCGAAGCCGTCGAGGCTTCTCTCTCTAAAGTAGGCCGCTATCCCGAAGTAGAAGTAGGCCGAGAAGAGCTCCTTGTTGAGCTGTTCGTTCAGGGCCTTCAGCATTTTTTCACTCAGCATTAACACCACCTCACTGGCTTTTTGTTTTCGAACCTTATAAGTTTATCTATCGAACTCAAAAGTTCCCCTGTCATTTTGGGTGTATCACCGACGGTGATTGACATTATGCCAATTGCCCAGATTTGAGGTGTCAAATAGTCAAGAAAAAGACCCCGAATCCCTACAAAATTTTGTCACGGTGGCAGCAAGGGCTTTTATTCGGCTGACAAAAGTTCATTAGGGCAACCGAAAAAGTT from Thermococcus sp. carries:
- a CDS encoding ferritin — its product is MLSEKMLKALNEQLNKELFSAYFYFGIAAYFRERSLDGFASWMEAQAEEELGHALRIYDYIFDRGGKVELERIEKPKQEFESPLKAFEAVYLHEVGVTQSIFKLVELAKEENDHATYNFLQWFVEEQVEEEASTKAIVDKLKIIGDSPQGLFMLDRELGARSAQLRNILTQKA
- a CDS encoding methyltransferase domain-containing protein, whose translation is MSYELASHVYEPVNTLLEVPTGIRRARKELIGKARGRVIELGVGTGLNLPLYPEDTEVIGVDISEKMLEKARRKKSRAKVELIIADARSIPFPDKSFDTAVSTFFLCVVPEKERVLSEIRRVLRPDGRLLAMECSLPKNPVFRAFLSGLSVLTSRITGTDFRVDVGNLLRKNGFEIIEEKALVNGSVRLLVAKPSAEP
- a CDS encoding ubiquinone/menaquinone biosynthesis methyltransferase yields the protein MVRELFNGIAGRYDLVNRLTTLGLDKRWRRKACEMALGYLDAERPKILDVACGTGDMIRCMKKRLEKRNITAEFYGLDCSERMLEIAKKKVPFAQLKVGNAEEIPFPSESFDLVSIAFGLRNFSDREKAIEEIHRVLKENGLLLILEFSRNNDFLGKLAWLYTKTVVPFIGGLLTGNREAYNHLWRSIRVFPSPEELSHELRKFGFERLLLRWCFPRIAFVMVLQKV
- a CDS encoding NAD-dependent epimerase/dehydratase family protein, with translation MRVLLLGGTGFIGGYVLRELLKRGHEVFVPTRRDLKLGRAETIKVSGRPEEYARLVEKLGPDAVVNLIGVLRGDYSLHYKIPGALSKVIEGTGVGLVHVSALGADESSPVEYFRSKALGEREVRRLEKYAIVRPSLVLGPGQRLFKEVLRWRVFPDLKTRVQPVDVRDLAKLLADMLEESGKHEVNVCGAGVVPLGWLVREVARRAGKRVYLLPFPEFILKMAGKLNNSLLMALTPNVCPEKGSVIFDRPFEESITFTAEGLR
- a CDS encoding ATP-binding cassette domain-containing protein; translated protein: MGEALVLVRGLEKSFNGEKILEGIGLEVKRGEVVGLVGPNGTGKSTLVKILAGVERPDSGEVLVRGHLSVVYQEDYLLPWKRLRDNICLGLKFRGKGCDPLEVSRRLGIEEFLEKYPKEVSGGTRRKASIARALLLDFDVLILDEPFTGLDQASKESLLSIITELANSGKAVLVVSHQLEELFRVADRVYVLGGRPAKIRKVLRGEELGKGAV